One Algihabitans albus genomic region harbors:
- a CDS encoding AbrB family transcriptional regulator has product MRDSPSNPDPGPDVAPAPEPASEPVPKPDLKQRAPGIALALILGSLGGWAAAALGLPLPWMIGAMTATTVAAVAGAPIAMAQPLRTVMVAVLGVMLGSGFTPEILARLDEWVVSLVSLIGYIALAGGAGLLYFRRVCGYDPITAYFSAMPGGLSEMIVVGSEMGGDARRISLAHASRLLLVVLTIPFAFRWLEEFEPGSRPAAGLPIASIPLTDLGILTLCGIVGFALARAVKVPAAAVVGPMLVSAGVHLAGWTEAAPPVELVSAAQVAVGAAIGARFAGTELRLVLQTLVQSIGATAILVTVTLLFAGGLSLALDLDPRALVLAFAPGGLAEMSLIAIALGADAAFVATHHIVRIVLIVVLAPAAFRLMGRRKPEPGD; this is encoded by the coding sequence GTGCGAGACTCACCCTCCAACCCTGACCCCGGCCCGGACGTCGCTCCGGCCCCCGAGCCGGCCTCCGAACCGGTTCCCAAACCGGATCTGAAGCAGCGCGCGCCCGGCATCGCCCTGGCGCTGATCCTCGGTAGCCTGGGCGGCTGGGCCGCTGCGGCACTCGGCCTGCCGCTGCCCTGGATGATCGGCGCCATGACCGCGACGACGGTCGCCGCTGTCGCGGGGGCCCCGATCGCGATGGCGCAACCGCTGCGCACCGTGATGGTCGCCGTTCTCGGCGTCATGCTGGGCAGCGGTTTCACGCCCGAGATCCTGGCGCGACTCGACGAGTGGGTCGTCAGCCTGGTCTCGCTGATCGGTTACATCGCGCTGGCCGGCGGCGCGGGTCTGCTCTACTTCCGGCGCGTTTGCGGCTACGACCCGATCACCGCCTACTTTTCGGCGATGCCCGGTGGCCTGTCGGAGATGATCGTGGTCGGCAGCGAGATGGGCGGCGATGCTCGGCGGATCTCTCTCGCCCATGCCTCGCGGCTGCTGCTGGTCGTGCTGACCATCCCCTTCGCCTTCCGCTGGCTGGAGGAGTTCGAGCCGGGCAGCCGCCCGGCCGCCGGCCTGCCGATCGCCAGCATTCCGCTCACCGACCTGGGCATTCTGACGCTCTGCGGGATCGTCGGCTTCGCCCTGGCGCGGGCGGTCAAGGTGCCGGCCGCGGCCGTGGTCGGACCGATGCTGGTCAGTGCCGGCGTGCATCTGGCCGGCTGGACCGAGGCGGCGCCGCCGGTCGAGCTGGTCTCCGCCGCCCAGGTCGCGGTCGGCGCGGCGATCGGTGCGCGTTTCGCCGGCACCGAGCTGCGGCTGGTGCTCCAGACCCTGGTCCAGTCGATCGGCGCCACCGCGATCCTGGTGACCGTCACCCTGCTGTTCGCCGGCGGGCTGAGCCTCGCGCTGGACCTCGATCCGCGTGCGCTGGTTTTAGCCTTCGCGCCCGGCGGCCTCGCCGAGATGAGTCTGATCGCCATCGCGCTGGGGGCCGATGCGGCCTTCGTCGCCACCCACCATATCGTGCGCATCGTGCTGATCGTGGTTCTGGCGCCCGCCGCCTTTCGACTGATGGGCCGGCGAAAACCGGAGCCGGGCGACTGA